Genomic segment of Scomber scombrus chromosome 18, fScoSco1.1, whole genome shotgun sequence:
CGGAAAATTTAAAGAACTTTGAATGTATCCTCAAGTGCAGTCGCAAAGACCATAAAATGCTATGATGAAACTGGCTGTCATGAGGACCGCCCCAGGAAAGGAAAACCAAGACTTACCTCTGCTGCAGAGGATAAATTCATCAGAGTTACCAGCCTCAGAAACCACAAGATTAGAGCCCACATAAATGCTTCACAGAGTTCAAGTAGCAGACAAATCTCTACATCAACTGTTCAGAGGTGACTGCGTGAATCAGGCCTTCATGGTCGAATTGCTGCAAAGAAGCCACCTCTGaggaaggacaagaagaagaagagaattgCTTGGGCCAAGAAACACGAGAAATGGACATTACACCAGTAGAAATCTGTCCTTTGGTCTGATTAGTCCAAATTTGAGATTTTTGGTCAGAGAAGTGTACCTGAAGTGCATGGCAAGGTGGTAGAAAAAATTAAAGGACTTCTCTCTGTGGATAATGCTGGAGACATTGGATTCACAACAGACTGTTGGTCTGGGACAACTGAAGCACTGATGAGCTTAACTACCCATTTTATTGACAAAGAGTGGAAAAGAGTGCAAGTTGTATTAAATGTCAAGGTGTTGTCAGAGTCCCTAACTAGCCAGTACATTAGTGGCATGTATTTAGAGATGCTAGACGAGTGGGCCATCAACAGCAGCCGTGTAGTGCTGGTGCTGCGTGACAGCGGTGCCAATATGGTGAAGGCGATGAAGATTGTGGACATGCCAGGCCTCAGCTGTAGTGCCCACACGCTCAAACTGGTAGTAAAGGATGGCCTTGCATCCCAGAGGGGCTGTACTGCACATCATTGCCAAGCTGAAGAGGTGCTAGTCACTTTGGCCACTCTGTCTCTTCCAAGAGGAAGTTGGCCTCCCATGTCATGCCATTGTTCACAAGATGGAATTCAACATTTCACATGCTCAAAAGAATGCAGTAGCAGAAATGAGCACTCACCCTGTATTCTTGGGAGTATAAGCATTTACATGCCTAACTGTTGATGAGTGGGACTTAGTGGGCAAAGTCATTGACACTTTGTCTCCAATAGAAGAAATCACGCTGGAAATGAGTAAATACGATGTTTCTCTCTCATGTATCATACCCACAATTGAAGTACTGCAGCGTTATTTGGAGTCACAGGGTCCAAACACTAGAGGAATCCAAATTCTCAGACAGACCGTGCTGAACAGGCTGAATAGGAGATTTGGAGCcatggaggaaagaagagaagtaTCTTTGGCCTGCATATTGGATTGTCGGTACAAGCAGTGCCCTCTGTCATAATCAACAATAAACACTGCCAAAATCTGGTTCCaagaagaggcagaaaaagTATTCAGCAGCCACAGCACCAAACcaagcagcagcaacaatgcAACCACCAGCAGAGAAGAGAATCCCACAGGGGAGGGCCAGTCTCAGAGTCTGTTAGACAACCTATATGATGACATGCTGATGAGCCAGCCAGAGCCTTATGAAGGTCTCCTTGAGGAGCTGGAACAGTATTTGAGAGAGCCAGTTCTGGATCGAAAAAAACAGGTTTGTTAAAGAACCTGTAGCTTTTTTTCTAGTATaaacatcaatattttatatccagagaaaaaaagttatcttatttttatttttatgatcagGTGACCCTCTGCAGTGGCgaaaacagagcagcagctgcttTCTGAAGCTCTGTCCATTGGCCAGGTGGTTCCTAACTTCTCCATCGTCCGCTGTCACCAGTGAGAGGGTTTTTAGTACAATGGTGAACATTTATGATGACAAGAAGAGCTCCCTGACAGGTGTAAATGCTGAGAAGCTATGCTTACTGTTTTACAACCTGCCCCTAATTGACTGGCAGTATTAAAATAGTCAGTAATGGACTGATGATTGACTGACAGaactgatgtttatttatttatttatttatttattcttatgtCATTCTTTATTGAATTTGTCAAAAGTTGACTGAACAgaacagatttttatttttctatttattttacttgataTAGTCTTTATTAAAATCGTTAGCAACTTTATCTCAGATAACTAATTTTCAATCTTTCTATCTCTACTGGTACAGTTCCCAGAGATTGGGAAATGGCTCATAACATGCTCATCAATCTTAGCTATAGGCCAATATCCAAACAGCCTTACCTGGTAAAGGTCCATGAATGTCTAGTTAATGATAAATTGAAGATCTTTCTGTCTTCCATCTTAAGTCTGCTTCATTATAGTTTTAGGACAGGGCAAAGTACTGGAACTGCTGTTACTCTGGTCCTAAATGACAGATCAGctttagataaaaaaaagaaaaaagaaaaagcactgTGCGGGACTTCATTTATCCAAATCATTTGATACTGAAGACCATTTTCTTCTATTGTAGAGGCTACATAATGTTGGATTTGATatcaatgcatttaaatgattCAGAAACATCTTATATCAGAGAGACAACAATCTGTTAATCTGGGAAGCTATCATTGAGTTTTTATCCCTCAGGGTTCAATTTTAGGTCCAGTTCTTGTTATGATTTATATCAACAATattgtttcatcattttcattttagaaCCTGGATCTTTAAACTTCTACTTGCAATTGTTTTACATGattgtattttactttatatcttaattattactttaatcttttttttttttttacatgactatattttatttgacattttaatctCAATCTATCAAATTATCTTCCCTAATCAGTTTTTCTCTccatatttgctgtttttgtccTATACCTCAGGCCCTCTGCCCCCTCTGTTTTTATAATTGACTTGATATCATTGTCAATGAGGGTTGCCCCTCAATGATCTCTCAAGTATAAATACAGGTTgaatgataaatgaatgaatgaatgaatttgagaAGATAATTAACTCTTAATCATTATACTCTAGAAGGATGTACATTCGGTATTACTTTAAACATCCAATGGATACGGTAGGCTATCATACTTATAACTTAAATTGCATGTATAACTCATTACTGTATACAGTTTTGTGTGTTAGAGCatgaagcaaagagagagcgagaaactGCAGGCCCAGATCCAGAATAGGGATGGGCCAATAAAACtgaataatcaaataatcatttgcaGGGACCAACTTCGACCTTTGTGCTATGGCCtatggtcttttttttccactgaaaaacTTAAACAAGAGTTGAACTATGTAGTCTAGTATGAAGGGTTCATTAAAGGCTACTGGAGAGCAACCATAACCCACCAGGAGGATCATGCCTAAGCTTTTGTTAACCACCTCCACCATGTGTTTAAGTTGAGCCTGACACACGCAGTGAATTTTTATTCCTGCCCTGGCCACTTTGACTCGGTAGCCACTAACTGAATagagggaacatgatgcagacgaagtcacacaaaagtccagcgtGAAAAAACTTTAAGAAGGTAAAGGATAATtttgtcaggtgtgaaatatgtgagaCAGGGTTGAACTACTGTGACTTCACTTCGACAATGCTGACTCACCTGAAAAGGCTGCTGTGACGCTTATTGATCGAGGAAGATGGACCTtctaatcaccaaactagtagCCTACGTCAACATTTATAACTATCATCGAAAGTGTGACAAAAGTCTCAGTGAGAAAACTATCGTTGTGTCCAGCGTTGTTTATGacgggaagaaaaaaaaatccacgcTGTTATAAGGGTCTGTAagccttcaaaaaaaaaagtcttttatgtgtttatgaagaaatgaaggctgtttattagttaaataaatacaagttgcgcagttaaagcttgtttgtttttaatagtggcagatttttttaaagcatgatCTATTTAGCGCTTGTGAATGTGGGCATGCAGTGAATATTCCGTTATTCGTTCTGACCACCCACCAGTTACCCATCCAAGAAAACATGGGCACACGCAAAATAAGGCCGGATCGAAGACAACTGCTGAAGGATGGTGGGGACATAAAGACGTTGCTGGATAAGGTGGAAGAACTGCAACATAATAATTCACAGGTCAgctgcaaaataaaacaaatagacGAATCACTGTGACAAAAAGGAGATTTTGTTGGTGTAAAGTATTGTGTAAGGTGGCGTTAAAGCAACGTTGTCTGCATCCTGCATGTTGTCTTGCAGCTGATTGCTCGGCTACAAAAAAGTGAGATTCACAGTGCGGAACTCAAGACTCAGCTCATGCAGGCCACCAAGGAGATAGATGAGCTCAAAGTAAGTGCTGCTTCACGTACATGTATGatgtttttcaagattaattagCCAAGTATGCCGTGCCATCCTCACAGTGATCACATAGAATAACGAGTGGcacttcactttattttaataatccTCATTGCACTTACCAAATACATCTTAATAACCTTGTATTTTAAGCACATATATGCTTAACATATGTACACATGTAAACCCTGATGAAAGATTCTATAAATGCTCTTTTTGGTGATTATTTGTgtgtctacatttgtgtttgtaaCTTAAAGGAAAATCTACAAGAGTCCTGTTCCCAGGTTAGTGCCTTACAGCAAAGAGAAAGGGAGCAGGAGCTGGACAGGGAGAGTGAGAAGGATAGGGAGCAGCTGAACACCTCCACCCCACAGACGAGTTCAGAGCTGGACCAGAAGATCCAGGAGCTGCAGGATAAGGGGCTGATCAGACTGGGAAGCAGTGCCTCAGGAGCTCTGGACATCCAAGTTGTGCCTGTCACAGTGGTTGAATACGTCCAGGCACCaacatcagcctcagctgcCCCAGATTATGTCATTGATACTCCCTCCCCAGCATCTATTGTCCCTGCctctgcccctcctcctccttccattccCCCTTCTGGTGGTCCAGGTgcctctcctgctcctcctccacctcccccttATCCCCTACTTAGTGGTGTACCCCCACTCCTTCCTGGAGCACCAAACACTCAATCCGGTAAGTATGTTGTCTCGGAAGTAAACGCTTGACAGTAGGATTTGATAAATATTGAAAACTGTCATAAAATGGAAGGAATTGAACAGTAAAGATCTTACCTATTTGACcattcctcttcttttcctcacTCTGACTGATTCTCTTCCTCTGCATCATGGCATGGTTCCTCAGGGCTTAAGGGCAAGAAGCCTATTCAGACCAAGTTCAGGATGCCATTTTTTAACTGGCAGGTTTTAAAGCCGAACCAGGTGAAAGGCACCGTCTTTAATGAGCTGGATGATGAGCAGATTTTAGAGGTAAGAATCCTCCATTTTCCACATACACTGTACAAGATAAtctgtagggttttttttatcacctCTCTGCTTCCTATCTCTGCCTCTTGTTCTGTCTATTTCAGGAGTTGAACATGGATATATTTGAGGAACAGTTTAAGACTAAGGCTCAGGGTAATCCTGGAGGCCAGTTCACTTTGAAGAAGAAGGCTGTCCAGAAGACATCCCTGATTAACACCAACAAGGCAAAGAATCTTGCGATTACTCTACACAAGGGGGGAATGAACCCATCTAAAATCTGCACTGCCATAGAGATGTATGTGCTTGAGGCGGAACTTTTTGAATTATCTTCCTCATAAACAGACCCTCCTGCTCTTCCAGCACCCTTCCTCTCATACACTAACTGGTGTTACTTCTATTTTGCGCAGGTATGACCAGAAGTCTTTGTCTGTAGTCTTCCTTGAATTGCTCAAGCCCTTCATACCATCAGACTTTGAGATGAAGCTGCTGGTTAACTATGAAAACGATGGCCGCCCACTTGAGGATCTGGCTGACGAAGACCAATTTATGTTACGCTTTGGGAAGATTCCTCATCTGAGCCAGCAAATTAACACTCTCACTTTCGTGGGCAACTTCCCGGACACTGTCAAACGACTGCAGCTGGTGAGTATATAAAGTGTATTATAACTTGGACCGGAAGAGAATTGGATTCAACTCCTCAACAGATACATcaaatttttaaaattttatccACAGCAATTGGACTCTATCATTTCTGCGTCGATGTCCATCAAGTCTTCAACCAAACTGAAAAAGATCTTAGAAGTAAGTAAGGgagaatacaacatgttgatGTATCttccaaatgtgtgtttttctataaGTCATCTCATGTGTTAGATTGTTCTCGCCCATGGCAACTACATGAACAGCAGTAAGAGGGGCTCAGCTTATGGTTTTCGACTGCAGAGTATGGATCTAGTAAGTagcttttgttttcacatttacttGTTCAGAGTAAGACAACTTGATTAAATGAATATGCTCTGACactgtctttcctcttcagctcttGGAGACCAAGTCCACTGACCGCTCGCAGACGCTGCTTCACTTCATCACCAATATCATCCTAGAAAAATATGCCGACTTGGCCAACTTTCACACTGAGCTACACTTTGTGGACGAGGCAGCACTTGgtacattcacacagacaggGCAGTTTTGAAACTTATTATATAATCAGGACTGGTACTAAACtaatttctgtttctttgtcaGTGTACCTCGACAGTATTATTCAAGATATCTGCTCATTAGAGAGGGGAATGGAGATGACCAAAGAGGTGCAGGATGACAGCCCAGTGTTGAAGAAATTCATCAAAACCAACAGTAAGAAGCTGGATTCTTTGATGAAACACGGCAAGACAGCCCAGGTCTATAATTCATATCAAACTTACAACGGAGAAAACCACCTTATCACATGCTTTTACATGCACACTTTATGTTATACTCTCGCTCTTTCTGACTCGTTCCAGGAGGCTTACTGCTCTGTGGTGGATTACTTTGGAGAGAACTCAAAAACCACAAATCCCTCAGAGTTTTTCCCGATTTTTGGACGCTTCATAAAGGCCTATAAGGTGAGGATATGTGGTAGGTTTCTGATATTTATCAATTAGGATGTACTACATTGCAAGTTAAACCTTTTGTCAAAcacagaaagcagaggaagagattaagaagaaaaagaaaatggagaGTGAGGTCAGAAAGGTAAAAGACTCTCCATCACCCAACAAGGCGGGGCACAAAAGGTAAGACATTTAAGGTCTAGTGATAAAGGAAGGACAGGcataatgataaaatatatatcagaCCTTTGTATTGAATGGGGATGTGTGTcaatgtattttgtgttattttaaagataGAGTTATCtcacaaaaacattcacaataaattatcatatatatttcattgtatttttaacTATGGGCCTATGATGCCCAAGATGCCTCAGATGGAGCTGAACCAAGGGCAGGTGAAACCCCAGGTACGCGAGGGGAAGGATGGTGCTTTTGAGGACATCATCACAGATACAGTCACATAATGCATGTTAGAGGTGTCACATGGGGATACTTCAAGCAGGTTACATGTTTGATGTGTACATGCTGTTGAAATGAAATTCTTCCTTGATTTCATTATGCTGGTCCTTCCTCTGCCTCAGATTTGAGAAACTCACCATACAGGCAGACGGATGGTCGACGGCCAGCTCAGCGCAAGGAAACTTGGGCCACTTTTGGACAAAGACTCCTTGCAAATTCAACTGGAACCACACTTAAGCATACAGACAAAAGAGCATGCTTCAAAATGTtctgtatataaagtatatcaaaatatataataagCCTCTTGCCATGTTGTGTTGCCTGAAATATCAAATTGGaattatttgtcatatttaatgCAGTCAATTAATTTGATTCCAAATAttgctgaacatttttttccaggTGACATCGCATGTATTTTGTATGATTTAAATTTGTACTGTTATTACCTgttaagaaattaaaaaaaattaaaaaatcatgaGCATTTTAAATTAAGCTTAATGTCCCTGTAATTTTATATTGTCAACAATATAAGAGTTTTGATCTGATATTGGATGCAACATCCGGGTTGTGTCCACATTTTCTGATGCTAAAGAGATGCAGTTATTTCCTGACAGGGCAACACACAGAAAGTCCGGTCAGAAAGCAAGCTCAGACGCCAAGACTGTACAAAAGAGCTGCACTCTATTGGACACTCAATAACAGCAAATTATGTACAAAAGAAGgcatataaaacatttgaacagTTCATATAATGCAGAAAATTATGCTTGGGGTAATTTAGACATGGTGTCATTACGTATTTGACCAGCAGAGCACTCTTCGAACTCATTGTTCACAGAGCATGAAGTCGAAGCGCGCTCTGCTGGTCAAACTACGTAATGACACCATGTTTAAATCACAATACTGTAAACACGTCTGCAGCACGTGAGGAGGAGTACCATCATAGCCTGCCACATGACAGTAATGAAGTCGAGTGGTGTCTTCGATTAAGTAGGCAATGAGCGTGTGAAATACTGATGACCCCATCATATTCCCTTTTCAATAGGCCtataactaatataacattaagTCCATCCCCGACAACATCACTGATGATTCTCACGTTTGTCATGTTAGCAGAGTAGTTAGTCAGCACAGGTAATAAAGGAGAGGTTAGCATCAGAGCAGCTTCAGTCTAATTAGTGTTGATTTCACGCCTTGTTGTGACCTAGTTAATGAGATGCAATGCTGGAAAATACATAAACAACGTCCCCATAATTTACTTTCTGTCACAATGAGCTTATCATACTCGTTAACCACATTAGCTAACTACCTAATCACTTAACTACTTTAATACCTTGTCAGCTAAGTGGATGCTAATGTGTGAGCATATATTCACACCAGGGCTCGCAGTACGTCTTCCAAATGAACAATTTCACAAGTTTcttcacgatacgatattatatCGATTCAATGAACAACGATTCGATGTTTGCCAATATCACAAACTCTGTCACAATACGATTTCGATTCGATTCAGGAGGCAGGATCCATATGAGACTATATAACAGCAGatttaacacaaacacttccattcatatcaaatcacaaaacgcttctaaaatatcattatttaaataaaaaatagaccTCCTGTTCACTTTAAGTGCCACATTTTGATGCTTTAAAAATTTCGCatcctataaaagaaaaaaatgagtggTAGATACACGCAGAATAAGAAAGCAGGAGCTGGACCAAATAACAAAATCTGTAaaggcaatttaaaaaaaaaaagtccgcatgctgcagctcccaatgcaggtagattgGGATccacctgcattgggagctgcggATGTGCGTATCTaccacacttttttttacatcctATGAAAGAAATCCGAAAAAACATTGAGTCactattttaatacattaaagCAGGATTGTTGCTTCTCTTTTAAAACTGCGGTGTCTACCGTGCTGCGGAGGAAAAAACGACACGAGAAAGACGAATAGTACGTGGCACTTTTCAGGTGTTTCTATGTGGCTGGGGTTACAGTAACATGATGTCTGAAGCcacgcccgccgatagggggggacaaacgggtctgttgtcccgggcccaggttaggggggggggccagaactgggcccacattaaattatggaataatttttcaaaataggcctatctgtggaaaagatgtgtaatatttgagttacataaaagcttttaattgttttcttcctaatcgctcttgaaatagtggtcaagaaccaccccacccccaacacaaaaatggtttggccactgatcaaaatttgatgttgtcatgttcagtacgctaaaaatgtccggtcagcccaagtccggtgctcagaaaagtaaagaaaagataagaggaaaatagaggccttagagattttctaaaaaaaaatttaaaaaaaaggtggtgacggtgaagctggaactagtaaagtcaacgtagagcaaggtaagaaacagcgcagccaacgtttaccggcagccttgtaacgtaacctaacaggtcagctctaatgttaacgtccattagcttgtatgaaagcctgacacacaacacgttatctttgacagaaacagttgagtttggtagctccgtcagagaggagagagatccagctgcagtcaggtgaccgagagagtgatgcgggagagctgccccgcgcagagagtctgagcaggatggatcagagactgatcagacatttaatttcagcaatttaggtaaagttagaaagagattggcagattcgaacttcagcgatcaatagctcacaaacgaaacattgttaaaacataaaaaaaatgtctctttcctatcgtagtaaggtagactattgactacaaactaattttcgccaaaacgagtcgtcctacaggctgcaggaaatatattgctctctatgcgttgcgggcggagaggcgagcgcttagggaccgtttACGAAttgcagtaccaaagcaaaaaatattcaatatctccacttttattcactgtagtctcaccaaattcactccacacatcaacggtcacctgataatcacactacaacagttatttcataaaaaatatttttgcatatttttggggaattttattgtgaaaaatcttcaatatcgtcaatattatacactgtatactcaccaaaatcatgctacacaacaagggtcacctgataatcatactacaacagtaatttcagaaaaaactttttgcatatttttggggaatttt
This window contains:
- the LOC133999329 gene encoding formin-like protein 1, encoding IKTLLDKVEELQHNNSQLIARLQKSEIHSAELKTQLMQATKEIDELKENLQESCSQVSALQQREREQELDRESEKDREQLNTSTPQTSSELDQKIQELQDKGLIRLGSSASGALDIQVVPVTVVEYVQAPTSASAAPDYVIDTPSPASIVPASAPPPPSIPPSGGPGASPAPPPPPPYPLLSGVPPLLPGAPNTQSGLKGKKPIQTKFRMPFFNWQVLKPNQVKGTVFNELDDEQILEELNMDIFEEQFKTKAQGNPGGQFTLKKKAVQKTSLINTNKAKNLAITLHKGGMNPSKICTAIEMYDQKSLSVVFLELLKPFIPSDFEMKLLVNYENDGRPLEDLADEDQFMLRFGKIPHLSQQINTLTFVGNFPDTVKRLQLQLDSIISASMSIKSSTKLKKILEIVLAHGNYMNSSKRGSAYGFRLQSMDLLLETKSTDRSQTLLHFITNIILEKYADLANFHTELHFVDEAALVYLDSIIQDICSLERGMEMTKEVQDDSPVLKKFIKTNSKKLDSLMKHGKTAQEAYCSVVDYFGENSKTTNPSEFFPIFGRFIKAYKKAEEEIKKKKKMESEVRKVKDSPSPNKAGHKSNYGPMMPKMPQMELNQGQVKPQVREGKDGAFEDIITDLRNSPYRQTDGRRPAQRKETWATFGQRLLANSTGTTLKHTDKRACFKMFCI